The nucleotide sequence ACGGTACCAATTATTCGGCCTGCGATCTCCGCTTCTTTGGTCTCTATATTTCCTTCCAGAAGTGCCGATTCACCAATAACAATTTTAGTTTTGGAATTCAGCGTCCCTTCTACCGTGCCCTCAATTCTAATATTACCGGAAGTAATAATATCCCCCTTTATCGTGGTTTCTTTGGCAATTACATTACTGGAGTTTACCATCTCCGCTACTGATTTTTTTTCTTCTGCTTTAGTAAACATTTTTAATCGAAGGTTATAAATTCTTGTGGATTTAAAGGATTCCCCTTATACCATAGTTCAAAATGCAAATGCTGTCCTGTAGTTTGTTCACCTGTATTCCCCACTACAGAAATGACCTCCCCGCCGCTTACTGGCTCTCCTACTGACTTCAATAATACCGAATTATGCTTATATATCGAAATCAATTCGTTCGAATGCTGTATCCCGATAACATAACCAGTCTCCAAAGTCCAACTAGCAATGATCACCGTTCCGTCTGCAACAGATTTAACTGGCTCGTTTTCTTCTGACACCAAATCCACTCCAAAGTGGTCCTTGGCCAGATCAAAGCTACTGGTCACCACTCCTGTAAGCGGTGAAAAAAAATAAGTCTCCGTAAAAGAGCTGCTTGAAATTCGCTCAAAGCTCCCCTCTCCTGGAGGCATGGTCTCAAATTCGTCAATCACCTTTTGGGAAGCTTCGCCCTTTTTAAACAACTCTTCCTCCTTTGGGGCGCTGAAAGCCGTACTATTTTGATTTATTGAATCATCCACTGCAACGATAGATGAATCTGCTATATTTTCACCTGCTATAATCTGCTGAATATTTTTTATATACTTGTCTTTTGCTTCAGCCTCCACCATCAATGAATCAACAGTCTGTGAAAGTGCAAAAATCCTTTTCATATTTTCCGATTCTTGATATGCTGGATCAAACCAACTCGCTAAAATCGTTTTGGACATGATCAAGGAAATCAAGAAAAAACACAATAAGGTAAAAACTAGGATAAAACCGAGTTTAATCTTATTGATACTTAAAGAAGTGATCACCGAAAAGTCCTCTTCCCTTCTGATTACGAAGAGGTACTTATTATCAATCCATTTTCTAATCTTCTGTTGTAGGCTCAAGTGTTTGTTATTTTCCCAATATATTAAGTTACAAAAATATAATATTAAACCGTAGCGTTTACATTATTGATTCAAAAGCACTAATTTGGGATTTTATAACAATAATGAAAATGCGAAAGTGAGAAATCATTCCTATTTATTCATCTTTTTAATGATCA is from Echinicola marina and encodes:
- a CDS encoding bactofilin family protein, which produces MFTKAEEKKSVAEMVNSSNVIAKETTIKGDIITSGNIRIEGTVEGTLNSKTKIVIGESALLEGNIETKEAEIAGRIIGTVKCNEILFLKKTAVIDGDIYTKKLIIENGAVFNGLCKMNEMEAGDPVSGGLKNGVVKEEKVGTRKGKEVVAG
- a CDS encoding M23 family metallopeptidase; amino-acid sequence: MSLQQKIRKWIDNKYLFVIRREEDFSVITSLSINKIKLGFILVFTLLCFFLISLIMSKTILASWFDPAYQESENMKRIFALSQTVDSLMVEAEAKDKYIKNIQQIIAGENIADSSIVAVDDSINQNSTAFSAPKEEELFKKGEASQKVIDEFETMPPGEGSFERISSSSFTETYFFSPLTGVVTSSFDLAKDHFGVDLVSEENEPVKSVADGTVIIASWTLETGYVIGIQHSNELISIYKHNSVLLKSVGEPVSGGEVISVVGNTGEQTTGQHLHFELWYKGNPLNPQEFITFD